The following proteins come from a genomic window of Nostoc sp. ATCC 53789:
- a CDS encoding serine/threonine-protein kinase, giving the protein MSYCTNIDCLRPQNSDSSRFCHSCGQELLLKQRYRAIAVIGCGGFGRTFLAIDEHLPAKPKCAIKQLCFQEENTEVWHKAVSLFNQEALRLNELEHSQIPKLLAHFEQNKKFYIVEELIDGQTLAQELQQQGVFKEPQIWEILKSLLLTLQFIHSRQVIHRDIKPENIMRRSVRGDLVLIDFGIAKLATNTRQLRTGTIVGTPEYVAPEQMRGKALPASDLYSLGVTCIYLLTAISPFDLFDIVSDRWVWQEHLPANNIVSDRLSQILDKLLQNAVSQRFQSATEALQTLEEQPKKLLNISNYHTLTTIDYKPLHDLLAKGKWQLADSETWELMCQALAKPRGSYILSSEVDKFPCQHLQTIDHLWVNYSHGRFGFSVQTLIYKNVNGDYGIFCKQVGWHIYNYTSANSEFNFSLKAPIGHLPSRIWIGGSQPWRYPNALAVKLAACGIS; this is encoded by the coding sequence ATGAGCTACTGTACCAATATTGACTGCTTGCGTCCGCAAAATTCTGACAGTTCTCGTTTTTGTCATAGTTGTGGTCAGGAATTGTTACTTAAGCAGCGATATCGTGCGATCGCTGTCATTGGGTGCGGTGGCTTTGGGAGAACGTTTTTAGCTATTGATGAACATCTTCCAGCTAAACCAAAATGTGCAATTAAGCAGCTATGTTTCCAAGAGGAAAATACTGAGGTTTGGCACAAGGCAGTCAGCCTATTTAACCAAGAGGCACTTCGTCTCAATGAACTAGAACACTCTCAAATACCCAAGTTATTAGCACACTTTGAACAAAATAAAAAGTTTTATATCGTCGAGGAATTAATTGATGGCCAAACACTTGCTCAGGAATTACAACAACAAGGCGTTTTTAAAGAACCGCAAATATGGGAGATATTAAAAAGTTTATTGCTCACACTGCAATTTATCCATTCCCGGCAAGTAATTCACCGAGATATTAAACCAGAAAATATTATGCGCCGTTCTGTTCGAGGAGATTTGGTTTTAATAGATTTTGGAATTGCTAAACTCGCCACGAATACCAGGCAACTTCGTACAGGCACAATAGTAGGTACTCCAGAATATGTTGCTCCAGAACAAATGCGGGGAAAAGCATTACCAGCTAGCGATCTTTACAGCTTGGGTGTAACATGTATTTACTTACTCACTGCTATTTCTCCCTTTGATTTGTTCGATATTGTTAGCGATCGCTGGGTATGGCAAGAACATTTACCAGCAAACAATATTGTTAGCGATCGCCTTTCTCAAATATTAGATAAACTTTTACAAAATGCCGTTTCGCAACGCTTTCAATCTGCCACAGAAGCGTTACAGACACTAGAAGAACAACCAAAAAAACTGCTAAATATTTCTAATTATCATACATTAACTACTATTGATTATAAGCCTTTGCATGATTTATTAGCAAAAGGAAAATGGCAATTAGCAGATAGCGAAACTTGGGAACTGATGTGTCAGGCACTAGCCAAGCCTAGAGGTAGCTATATATTGAGTAGTGAAGTTGATAAATTTCCCTGCCAACATTTGCAGACTATTGACCATTTATGGGTGAATTACAGTCATGGACGCTTCGGTTTTAGTGTGCAAACACTTATTTACAAAAATGTAAATGGAGACTATGGAATTTTTTGTAAACAAGTTGGTTGGCATATATACAATTATACTTCTGCGAACTCGGAATTTAATTTTAGTCTCAAAGCACCAATCGGTCATCTCCCCTCACGTATTTGGATTGGTGGTTCTCAACCGTGGCGATACCCGAATGCTTTAGCTGTAAAACTAGCAGCCTGTGGTATTAGTTAG
- a CDS encoding DUF2949 domain-containing protein, whose amino-acid sequence MKATDQLVHFLEEELGISGGAISLALRHCEQTPNFLAMTLWQYGLVTLDQLAQIFDWLETV is encoded by the coding sequence ATGAAAGCTACAGATCAATTGGTGCATTTTTTAGAGGAAGAGTTGGGTATTTCGGGTGGAGCAATTTCTCTTGCTTTGCGACATTGTGAGCAGACCCCCAACTTCCTGGCTATGACCCTCTGGCAGTATGGACTGGTAACGCTAGACCAGTTAGCCCAAATTTTTGATTGGTTGGAAACAGTATAA
- the ftsH4 gene encoding ATP-dependent zinc metalloprotease FtsH, which translates to MAIKEQPKSPRFRIIANILLAVSGLFLLLNIFLPGLFASGPTGVPYSLFIHQVQEGEVNRVSVGQNQILYELKTENAEPGAVFATTPIFDLELPKLLEEKGVEFAATPPPKNTWITTLLSWVIPPLIFIGIWQFFLSRGGGGGPQGALSIGKSKAKVYVEGESAKITFADVAGVEEAKTELVEIVDFLKTPARFTQIGARIPKGVLLVGPPGTGKTLLAKAVAGEAGVPFFSISGSEFVELFVGVGSSRVRDLFEQAKKQAPCIIFIDELDAIGKSRSSNGFYGGNDEREQTLNQLLTEMDGFAAGDATVIVLAATNRPESLDSALLRPGRFDRQVLVDRPDLSGREAILKIHAQKVKLGDDVNLKAIATRTPGFAGADLANLVNEAALLAARNLRQSVAQEDFAEAIERVVAGLEKKSRVMNETEKKIVAYHEVGHAMVGALTTGNGRVEKISIIPRGMAALGYTLQLPTEDRFLMNEEELRGQIATLLGGRSAEEVVFNSITTGASNDLQRATDLAERMVTSYGMSKVLGPLAYQQGQQSMFLGNGGANPRRAVSEDTSKAIDSEVKEIVETAHEQALEILRQNRDLLEAIATQLLETEVIEGEKLHDLLSQVKPVTHS; encoded by the coding sequence ATGGCAATTAAAGAACAACCTAAATCACCTCGTTTTCGGATCATTGCTAATATCTTACTGGCAGTATCAGGGCTATTCCTGCTCTTAAATATATTTTTGCCTGGTTTATTTGCTTCTGGCCCTACTGGTGTTCCCTATAGTTTATTTATTCATCAAGTACAAGAAGGGGAAGTTAATCGCGTTTCTGTTGGTCAAAACCAGATTCTCTACGAACTAAAAACAGAAAATGCCGAGCCTGGCGCGGTGTTTGCAACTACACCAATCTTTGATTTAGAGTTACCCAAACTGCTAGAAGAAAAGGGAGTTGAGTTTGCTGCTACACCTCCACCCAAAAATACTTGGATTACAACCCTCTTAAGTTGGGTGATTCCACCACTGATTTTTATTGGTATTTGGCAATTCTTTCTGTCACGTGGTGGCGGCGGTGGCCCTCAAGGTGCGCTTTCCATTGGTAAGAGCAAAGCTAAAGTTTACGTTGAAGGCGAATCAGCTAAAATCACCTTTGCAGATGTGGCTGGCGTAGAAGAAGCAAAAACTGAGTTAGTAGAAATTGTAGATTTCCTCAAGACTCCGGCACGGTTTACGCAAATTGGCGCGAGAATTCCTAAAGGTGTGTTGTTAGTTGGCCCTCCTGGTACTGGTAAGACACTTTTAGCTAAAGCCGTAGCAGGGGAAGCTGGAGTTCCATTCTTCAGTATCTCTGGTTCCGAGTTTGTAGAATTGTTTGTCGGCGTAGGTTCTTCCAGAGTGCGGGATTTGTTTGAACAGGCTAAAAAACAAGCTCCTTGTATTATATTCATTGATGAATTAGATGCGATCGGTAAGTCTCGTAGCAGTAACGGCTTCTACGGTGGTAACGATGAGCGAGAACAGACCCTCAACCAATTACTAACAGAGATGGACGGGTTTGCGGCTGGTGATGCAACGGTGATTGTCCTAGCAGCTACCAACCGCCCCGAAAGCCTTGACTCTGCATTGCTACGTCCAGGCCGCTTTGACCGCCAAGTGTTGGTAGACCGTCCCGATTTATCTGGTCGGGAAGCAATTCTCAAGATTCACGCTCAAAAGGTAAAATTAGGAGATGATGTCAATTTAAAAGCGATCGCTACTCGTACTCCTGGTTTTGCTGGCGCAGATTTGGCAAACTTGGTAAATGAAGCGGCATTATTAGCAGCTCGCAATCTCCGTCAAAGTGTTGCTCAAGAAGACTTTGCCGAAGCAATTGAGCGGGTAGTCGCAGGTTTAGAGAAAAAGAGTCGCGTCATGAACGAGACTGAGAAAAAGATTGTTGCATACCATGAAGTTGGTCACGCAATGGTCGGGGCGCTAACTACAGGAAACGGTCGCGTAGAAAAGATTTCGATTATTCCCCGTGGGATGGCAGCTTTGGGCTACACTCTGCAATTACCAACTGAAGACCGCTTTTTGATGAATGAAGAGGAACTGCGGGGTCAGATTGCAACTCTATTAGGTGGACGTTCCGCCGAAGAGGTTGTGTTTAACAGTATTACCACAGGTGCTTCCAACGATTTGCAACGAGCAACTGACTTGGCAGAACGGATGGTAACATCTTATGGTATGAGCAAAGTCTTAGGGCCATTAGCTTACCAACAAGGACAACAATCGATGTTTTTGGGTAATGGTGGGGCTAATCCTCGACGGGCGGTGAGTGAAGACACATCCAAAGCCATTGATAGCGAAGTCAAGGAAATCGTGGAAACAGCCCACGAACAAGCCCTAGAGATTCTTAGACAGAATCGAGACTTGCTAGAAGCGATCGCGACTCAACTCTTAGAAACAGAAGTCATTGAAGGCGAAAAACTGCACGATTTGTTGAGTCAAGTGAAACCTGTAACTCATTCGTAA
- a CDS encoding MFS transporter codes for MTTSKSHFNILWVQVWVLAVVQGAITLTWLIYNIYLPQLLTQFGFPASLAVALVLIENALSALLEPLMGGLSDQARRWVGTRFPFISVGMILASALFIAIPCVVSLIPPTTVMRSLLPIALVAWALAMTIFRSPAMCLLGMYSTPAQLPLAVSVVTLAGGLIGAFRPISHKFILSLGPVYTFAIGSFVMLGAAAVLRLVNPPEAPVDRHQIEVVKLPLQKLALILVTGFGVAWGIRFLFDVLGKVLKAQLNTDNIDVLMVWIGLAIAIASIPAGIFAVKIGNRQAMLCGICAIIPSLLIMISVGAQIPIIAVIVASFSLIVNGAIPFVLGLVPQRWAGLGIGMYFGGFALAMSLFGVIFPKLQAITPFIGATGGALAFFLAGVCIAVSGIFETQRNAEV; via the coding sequence TTGACTACCTCAAAATCTCATTTCAATATTTTATGGGTGCAAGTTTGGGTATTGGCAGTGGTGCAGGGAGCAATTACCCTCACCTGGTTAATTTATAATATATATTTGCCACAACTTTTGACTCAGTTTGGTTTTCCCGCTTCACTGGCAGTTGCCTTGGTGCTAATCGAAAATGCCTTGAGTGCGTTGCTGGAACCATTGATGGGTGGACTTTCAGACCAAGCTAGACGCTGGGTAGGGACTCGGTTCCCCTTTATCTCAGTAGGTATGATTCTGGCATCGGCTTTGTTTATTGCCATACCATGCGTTGTGAGTTTAATTCCACCTACTACTGTAATGCGATCGCTCTTACCTATAGCATTGGTAGCCTGGGCATTAGCAATGACAATATTTCGTTCTCCAGCCATGTGCCTGTTGGGAATGTATTCTACACCAGCCCAGTTACCTTTAGCAGTAAGTGTTGTTACTTTAGCAGGCGGTTTGATTGGGGCTTTTAGACCGATAAGCCACAAATTTATTCTCAGCTTAGGGCCAGTTTATACCTTTGCGATCGGTTCTTTCGTCATGCTAGGGGCGGCCGCTGTGTTGCGATTAGTCAATCCTCCAGAAGCACCTGTGGATAGACACCAAATAGAAGTAGTAAAGTTGCCGTTACAAAAATTGGCTTTGATTTTAGTAACTGGTTTTGGTGTAGCGTGGGGTATCCGATTTCTCTTTGATGTCTTGGGTAAAGTCCTAAAGGCCCAACTGAATACTGATAATATTGATGTGCTTATGGTGTGGATTGGATTAGCGATCGCAATTGCCAGCATACCAGCAGGAATCTTCGCCGTCAAAATTGGTAATCGTCAAGCAATGCTTTGTGGGATCTGTGCAATCATTCCCTCTTTATTGATAATGATATCTGTGGGCGCACAAATTCCGATAATTGCGGTAATCGTTGCTAGCTTTAGTTTAATTGTCAATGGGGCAATTCCTTTTGTTTTAGGACTGGTACCTCAGCGATGGGCGGGATTAGGAATTGGGATGTATTTTGGTGGGTTTGCTTTAGCCATGAGTTTGTTTGGTGTCATCTTTCCCAAGTTACAAGCAATAACACCTTTTATCGGTGCAACTGGGGGTGCATTGGCATTTTTCCTAGCTGGTGTTTGTATCGCAGTAAGTGGCATTTTTGAAACGCAAAGGAACGCAGAGGTTTAA
- the moeB gene encoding molybdopterin-synthase adenylyltransferase MoeB translates to MLNPNLDEIQLTKDDYERYSRHLILPEVGLEGQKRLKAASVQCIGTGGLGSPLLLYLAAAGIGRIGIVDFDVVDTSNLQRQVIHGTSWVGKPKIESAKNRIHEINPYCQVDLYETRLTSENALEILEPYDIVVDGTDNFPTRYLVNDACVLLNKPNVYGSILRFEGQATVFNYQGGPNYRDLFPEPPPPGMVPSCAEGGVLGILPGIIGLIQATETVKIILGQGNTLSGRLLLYNALDMKFRELKLRPNPIRPVIEKLVDYEEFCGIPQAKAEEAKQQLESQEMTVKDLKELLDSGAKDFVLLDVRNPHEYEIAKIPGSVLVPLPDIENGNGVAKVKEILNGHRLIAHCKMGGRSAKALAILKEAGIVGTNVKGGITAWSREVDPSVPEY, encoded by the coding sequence ATGCTCAATCCCAATCTGGACGAAATCCAGTTGACCAAAGACGATTACGAACGCTACTCCCGACACCTGATTTTACCGGAAGTAGGACTAGAAGGACAGAAGCGCCTGAAAGCCGCCAGTGTACAGTGTATCGGTACAGGTGGACTAGGTTCACCACTACTTTTATATCTGGCGGCGGCGGGTATTGGACGCATTGGGATTGTCGATTTCGATGTTGTCGATACTTCCAATCTGCAACGCCAAGTCATCCACGGGACATCTTGGGTGGGTAAACCCAAGATTGAATCGGCAAAAAACCGCATTCACGAAATTAACCCCTATTGTCAGGTTGATTTATACGAAACTCGCCTGACTTCCGAAAACGCCCTAGAAATCCTTGAACCTTACGATATCGTCGTAGATGGGACTGATAACTTCCCCACTAGATATCTAGTTAACGATGCCTGCGTATTGTTGAATAAGCCCAACGTCTACGGTTCAATTTTACGCTTTGAAGGGCAAGCTACTGTATTTAACTACCAAGGTGGGCCAAATTATCGTGACCTTTTCCCAGAACCACCACCACCAGGAATGGTTCCCTCTTGTGCAGAAGGTGGCGTACTCGGTATTTTGCCAGGAATTATTGGTTTAATCCAAGCAACCGAAACTGTCAAAATCATTTTGGGACAAGGTAATACTCTAAGTGGACGATTGCTGCTATACAACGCCTTAGATATGAAATTTCGGGAGTTGAAACTGCGTCCTAACCCGATTCGCCCAGTGATTGAAAAACTGGTAGACTACGAAGAATTCTGCGGGATTCCGCAAGCCAAGGCAGAGGAGGCAAAACAGCAGTTGGAAAGTCAAGAAATGACTGTTAAGGATTTGAAGGAATTACTAGATAGCGGTGCAAAGGATTTTGTCCTACTGGATGTCCGCAACCCCCATGAGTACGAAATTGCCAAGATTCCTGGTTCGGTGTTAGTACCCTTACCAGACATTGAAAATGGCAATGGCGTTGCGAAGGTGAAGGAAATATTGAACGGACACCGCTTAATCGCTCATTGTAAGATGGGCGGGCGATCGGCAAAAGCCCTCGCCATCCTTAAGGAAGCCGGGATTGTCGGCACAAATGTTAAAGGCGGAATTACCGCTTGGAGTCGAGAAGTCGATCCTTCAGTTCCAGAGTATTAA
- a CDS encoding M67 family metallopeptidase has protein sequence MIQLSPEHLQTIRAHAESAYPEECCGIILGYLANEGKIVVEVIPTENAWNTEAGAEFSGEHTAESKRRQYAIAPEVMLKTQKEARNRSLNIVGIFHSHPDHPAIPSECDRLYAWQGYSYIIVTVQNGKAGELQSWSLDDRHQFQAETIENIK, from the coding sequence ATGATCCAACTTAGCCCAGAACACTTGCAAACTATCCGCGCCCATGCCGAAAGCGCCTATCCAGAGGAGTGTTGCGGTATAATTTTAGGCTATTTGGCTAATGAGGGCAAAATTGTAGTTGAAGTCATACCAACAGAAAACGCCTGGAATACAGAAGCGGGTGCTGAGTTCTCAGGGGAACACACAGCAGAAAGTAAAAGACGGCAATATGCGATCGCACCCGAAGTTATGCTAAAAACCCAAAAGGAAGCACGTAATCGCTCACTGAACATCGTCGGCATTTTTCATTCCCACCCAGATCATCCTGCTATCCCTTCAGAATGCGATCGCTTATACGCTTGGCAAGGATACTCGTATATAATAGTTACCGTCCAAAACGGTAAAGCTGGAGAACTTCAAAGCTGGAGCCTTGACGATCGTCATCAATTCCAAGCAGAGACAATTGAAAATATAAAATAA
- a CDS encoding VOC family protein: protein MALKAVHHIQATYPLEVEDAMLSFYSRILGLTEIPRPDAVKNDSGAWYQVGNIELHVSREKNANNQVSRRHFCFQVDDLNTFEKHLKEYGVEIIPDQRPLPGCVRFFLRDPGGNRIEIAEFVKSI from the coding sequence ATGGCGCTCAAAGCAGTTCATCATATTCAGGCAACTTATCCTCTTGAGGTAGAGGATGCAATGCTATCTTTCTACAGCAGAATTTTGGGATTGACTGAAATTCCCAGACCTGATGCGGTCAAAAACGATTCAGGAGCCTGGTATCAGGTGGGAAACATTGAATTGCACGTTAGTAGAGAGAAAAACGCCAATAACCAAGTATCTAGAAGACATTTTTGTTTCCAAGTCGATGACTTGAACACCTTTGAGAAACACCTAAAAGAGTATGGAGTAGAAATTATTCCCGATCAACGACCACTACCAGGATGCGTGCGGTTTTTCCTCCGCGATCCCGGTGGGAATCGTATAGAGATCGCAGAGTTCGTCAAGAGTATTTAG
- a CDS encoding dienelactone hydrolase family protein yields the protein MTNTEIRTTQVKVPNGDLQIDAYLAEPAQKGTFPAVIVIQEIFGVNIHIREVAEKFAKEGYVAMSTTGYAYAPTLFQRTAPGFEGGYTPEYVQQGRGYKEQTTAEEILSDIKAAIAYLKTLPNVQGDAIGSIGFCFGGHVVYLAATLPDIKVTASFYGGGIPNSTPGGGEPTIIRTPDIKGPIYAFFGLDDQGIPLEQTEQIEAELKKNQIPHAIFRYSGAGHGFFCNHRSSYNAEAAADAWKNVQELFQKNLQLQKV from the coding sequence ATGACAAACACAGAAATTCGCACCACTCAAGTTAAAGTTCCTAACGGGGATTTGCAAATCGATGCTTACTTAGCTGAACCCGCACAAAAGGGAACCTTCCCAGCCGTTATCGTGATTCAGGAAATTTTTGGGGTTAACATTCACATTCGAGAAGTTGCTGAAAAGTTTGCCAAAGAAGGCTATGTTGCGATGTCTACGACGGGCTACGCCTACGCACCGACTTTATTTCAACGCACCGCTCCTGGTTTTGAGGGTGGATACACCCCTGAATATGTCCAGCAAGGAAGAGGGTATAAGGAACAGACAACAGCCGAGGAAATATTGAGTGATATTAAGGCTGCGATCGCCTATTTAAAAACCTTACCAAATGTGCAAGGAGATGCGATCGGCTCCATTGGTTTCTGCTTTGGTGGTCACGTAGTTTATCTAGCTGCCACTTTACCAGATATTAAAGTTACAGCTTCCTTCTATGGTGGTGGTATTCCCAACTCAACTCCCGGTGGTGGAGAACCAACCATCATCCGCACTCCTGATATCAAGGGCCCCATTTACGCCTTCTTTGGCCTTGACGATCAAGGAATCCCCTTAGAACAAACGGAACAGATTGAGGCTGAATTGAAGAAAAATCAGATTCCTCATGCTATATTTCGCTACTCTGGTGCAGGACATGGCTTTTTCTGCAACCATCGCTCTAGCTACAATGCCGAAGCTGCTGCCGATGCTTGGAAAAACGTTCAAGAACTTTTCCAGAAGAACCTTCAGCTTCAAAAAGTTTAA
- a CDS encoding sulfonate ABC transporter substrate-binding protein, with protein sequence MITAFKQPRVNIFQRFSLFLLPGLLTISTTLISCSVTTPNAGNETTGFKTKTVRMGYQSSGDLVRLKGLIEKRLQPLGVSVEWAQFAAGPQLMEAMNVGRVDIGSVGETPPIFAQAAGTSLVYVASNKPSTGKGSGIIVQNNSSIRTLADLKGKKVVFQKGSASHYLLIKALEEAGLKYSDIQAISLPPSEARDAFIQGKIDAWVTWDPYLAVAQKKANARVLRDASGISTQGGYYMAARKFATENPKLVRLVLEEIDNTGQWGEKNRAEVVKLTIPHLKIDEDILATMIERRAYGLRPITPEIMENQQKIADLFATEKVIPKPINIKEAMLSSEQYAAITPETISQK encoded by the coding sequence ATGATTACCGCCTTCAAACAGCCACGAGTTAATATTTTTCAGCGTTTTTCACTATTCCTATTACCTGGATTATTAACAATCTCAACTACCTTAATTAGTTGTTCAGTTACAACCCCAAATGCAGGGAATGAAACCACTGGCTTTAAAACTAAAACTGTCCGTATGGGATATCAAAGCTCTGGGGATCTGGTCAGACTTAAAGGATTGATAGAAAAGCGTTTACAGCCTTTAGGTGTCTCCGTCGAATGGGCACAATTTGCCGCCGGGCCGCAACTGATGGAAGCAATGAATGTAGGTAGGGTTGATATTGGTTCTGTAGGTGAAACTCCACCGATATTTGCCCAAGCTGCTGGTACATCTTTAGTATATGTTGCTAGTAATAAACCCAGCACAGGTAAAGGAAGTGGAATTATCGTCCAAAATAATTCGTCAATTCGCACTTTAGCTGATCTCAAAGGTAAGAAAGTAGTTTTCCAAAAAGGTTCTGCTTCCCATTACTTATTAATAAAAGCTTTAGAAGAGGCTGGTTTGAAATATAGTGATATTCAAGCCATTAGCCTCCCTCCTTCAGAAGCCCGTGATGCTTTTATTCAAGGCAAAATAGATGCCTGGGTAACTTGGGACCCTTATTTAGCTGTAGCACAAAAAAAGGCAAATGCTCGTGTTTTGAGAGATGCTAGCGGCATCTCTACTCAGGGCGGATATTACATGGCTGCGCGAAAATTTGCCACAGAAAACCCAAAATTAGTACGATTAGTTCTTGAAGAGATAGATAACACAGGTCAATGGGGTGAAAAGAACCGAGCAGAAGTTGTAAAGCTGACTATTCCTCATCTCAAAATTGATGAAGATATTTTAGCAACAATGATTGAAAGGCGAGCTTATGGCTTAAGACCCATTACGCCAGAAATCATGGAAAATCAACAGAAAATTGCAGATTTGTTTGCCACAGAAAAAGTGATTCCTAAACCCATCAATATCAAGGAAGCGATGCTGAGTAGCGAACAATATGCAGCCATCACACCAGAAACCATTAGTCAGAAGTAG
- a CDS encoding GAF domain-containing protein: MTSDIKPIFDTLADEESAIDWNRLLVEILTVFDCSTGTIHTLDRESQLLHLKAYQSIPEFLLPKMTVIPIGKGMAGIAAERKQPVQICNLQTDEQGVAKPSAKETKVKGSITVPFMLNGRLYGTLGIAKSVSYKFTSKEEEILMEIGEAISRKIVS; the protein is encoded by the coding sequence ATGACTTCAGATATCAAACCCATTTTTGATACCCTGGCTGATGAGGAATCTGCCATCGACTGGAATCGTTTGTTGGTCGAAATCCTGACCGTTTTCGACTGCTCTACAGGTACTATCCATACCCTAGATCGGGAAAGCCAGTTATTGCACCTAAAGGCTTACCAAAGCATTCCAGAATTTCTGTTGCCTAAAATGACGGTAATTCCTATCGGCAAAGGGATGGCTGGTATCGCCGCCGAACGTAAGCAACCCGTACAGATTTGCAACCTGCAAACTGACGAACAGGGGGTAGCCAAACCCTCAGCAAAAGAAACTAAGGTAAAAGGCTCCATCACAGTGCCATTTATGCTAAATGGCAGATTGTATGGAACCTTGGGTATTGCCAAGTCGGTTTCTTATAAATTCACTTCCAAAGAGGAAGAGATATTAATGGAGATTGGAGAGGCCATTAGCCGGAAAATCGTCAGTTAA